The Syntrophales bacterium DNA segment ACACCGGCAGACGCATGGCTTGGGTCTTGTAGAACTCCGGATTTTGGAAGGCGGCGAGTCGGATCAGGCGGTTGGCCAGTGGCTGTGGCAGATCGGCCTTGGCGATGAAAATCTGGTTAGCCAGCACCAGGCTCAGTGATTCCGGTAGTGGACCGGCAATCCGGGCGGGCACAGGCGATTGACGTTGCCAGGGTTTGCTTTCCTCTTCCTCAGCGGCAAAGGCCACATCCAGGGGATGACGGCCGCCACTGGCCCGCAAAATGGCGTCTTCCAAGTCCCGCCGGGATATGGGACGAATGGATGCAAGAAAAGCCCACTGGTCTGAATAGGGTTGCAGGTGTTCATCGACGAACACGCTGCGCCCTGATTCTCTCGGCTGTTTCTGCAGGGGCAGCGCGATCAGGTTGCCGAAGCCGCCTTTGGGCATGGTGTCCTGATTGGGAAACAAGCGGTCGTAGCCGGCCAGTGACAATTGCCGGGTGCGGTTGCAGGTGTGGCTGATCAAAGCGGCCCCGAGTTGCCGGGCCTCGCGGGCCGGAACCGGCTCGGCACAAAAGATCCAGGCGTGAGCACCGTTGCCGGAGCGGGAAATCTCCAGCGCCGCCGGAATGCCGAGCTCCCGGCAGGATTGCATGAAAGCCTGGGCATCCTCCCGCCAGTCGGCCTCATCGAAGTCAGCCGCCAGAAAGTAGCAACTGTCATCACGCAGGAGCGGATAGACGCCGATGGTCTGCTTCCCGGCCAAATGGTCATAGATCACCTGATCGGTCACCGGCAACAATTGCCGCTGGTTGCAGTCGCCACATTTCACCCTGGGTTTATGGCAGACGCCGGGCTTCCACTTATTGCTACAGGCCGGTGAATAGCCCGATGTGCCCTTGGCCGACTCCCAGCGCTGGGGATAGACATCCTCGCGTCCACGGAACAGGCGGCGGAACAGGGCAATTTTGTCATCGGTGGTGAAATGGGTTGGGGATGATGCGGATTCGGTTGGGACGGGGACTGGTTCAGGGATGGCCGGTTCTTCCCAGGCGATACCGTGCCGGGTCAGTAGTTCCTTGAGGCGGGCGTTCTCCTCGCGCAGCCGCAGCTCATCTTGTTCACCGTCCGGTACCATCTCTTGTCACTATCTCCATCGATCTGATATGCCACGGCCCGATTGTCACAAGCCATGCCGCGAGTTTGTCGCAAGCATCCCTCTGCTGCTCGTCGGCATGTACCGGTCAACCGATAGCGCTGAGTAGGGCTGCGCGGGGAATCCGGTTGTGTGCGTTCGATCCATTCATCTTCCAGGGCCGGATTGAGGTAGTTGTTCCGGAACGTAGGGCGGTGGGACAAATCCAAGGCCTACATCAAATCGTTACTGCCCGGTTCGCCGCTCCCAATCGCACGGGTCAATGCCGCTACTTGGTCGCCTACATGGTCGGTCGACACAGCTTCGCGCACGGTATCGTGTAACGCACCAACATGAACTCGACAAAAGGAGCGGCTTCCAATGCCGGAGAATCAAGGTTTGCCGCAACCGACCCCATGCGGTCGTTGCCGTCGGCAAAGGGATGGATGAATTCGAACTCGTAGTGAAAAATGCAACTGGCCACCAAGGGATGCTCGTTGGTGTTTTTTAGTACATTGATTCTCTTCATCATTCTTCAATCCCCTCTAGCAAGGCTGCGATCTCTTCCGGCCGGGGGAGTTGGCCCTTTAGCTCCCTGGGCAGTGTGCGGGTGATTTTGTAAGTTGCCACGCCGATGGGCTTGCGGCTGTTATGCAGGGCGTATTCTACAATGGTGCGGCTCTTTTCTTTGCATAGAATGATGCCGATGGAAGAGTTTTCGTCTTCCTGACGAACCTGCCGGTCCAGCGCGGTCAGGTAAAACTGCATCTTGCCGACAAACTCCGGCAGGAATTCACCGACTTTCAATTCAATGGCGACAAGGCAGCGCAGGCGCCGATGAAACAGCAAGAGATCGATAAAAAACTCTTTGCCATCGATCTCCAGCCGGTACTGGCTTCCCATAAAGGCGAACATGCCGCCCATGGCCCGCAGAAAATCCTCAATCCGGGCAATGAGCGCCCGTTCCAGCTCCCGTTCGCTGTGTTCCTCGCCCAGTTCCAGGAAATCGAAGGTGTATTCATCCTTCACCGCCAGCTTGGCCTGGGCGCGCAGCCTGGGCGTCAGTGTCTGGTCGAAATTGGTCTGGCCGAGCAGGGATTTTCCATAGCTCTGATTGTCAATCTGGTGGACAAGGACGTTCCTGGACCAGCCGAATTTGCGGGTCATGCGGATATAGAATTCACGTTCCAGGGGGTCTTTGCAGCGTTGAAATATCACCAGATTATGAGTCCAGCCGATTTGTGCAACCAGTGGTTGCACTCGCTTGTCATCGCAGTAAAGCAGGTAAAACTCCCGCATGTAGAAAACATTGCGCCGAGAAAAACCTCTGATTCCTGGAAACTCCGTCCGCAGGTCATTGGACAACTGTTCGGCGATGGCTGTGCCATGCTCGGCGTCTGTCTGTCGTTCCACAATCATCCGCCCGATATCCCAATACAACCCGACCAGTTCGGTATTGACCGCTTTCAGCGCGGTGTACTGGGCCGAACGAACGCGCTCTTTCACCTCGGCGAGAAGGTGCGCGTAGTCCGGGCCGTGATTGTTTTTAGTCAGTTCGCTCATTCCTTTCTCCGCTTTCGTGTTCGAGACCCTTTTCCGCCGGAGGCCACGATCAATTTCCCGGCGTCAGGAACTTGGTCCTGAATCATTTTCCTGGCACCACTGAAATGATCTGTCTGTTGCTCAAGCACTTCGAAAAGCTCATCCATCGACTTCCGCAAGGCCATTGAACTTTTCTGCCAGTCTGCGATGGCCTGCTTGAGGCTGGTTTTTCCATATAGCGCTTGTTCCTCCGCCACCCGATACACTGCAGTCGTTTCCGCCCGTACATATAGCGGGATGCTGAGGTTGCTGCCTTTCTCACGGATCTCATCTTTGCTGACCACCCGGGCGAAACCATCCTCGTCACCGAAAGTCCGGTAGGCAGAGACAATGCGCTGGATGTGATCCCCGGTAAGGAAACTCTGTGCCCGCTCTCGGGTCACCTCGTTCACCGCATTGATGAAAAGTACTTTGTTCCTGCGCTCCCTGGGCTTGTTCATGCGGCAGATGACGACACAAGCTTCCATCGGCGAGTTGTAAAAGAGGTTGGGGCCAAGACCCAGCACACACTCCACCACATCATGGGCGACCAGCTTCTCGCGCATGGCCGACTCTTCGTTTCGGAAAAGGACACCGTTGGGAAACAAGATGGCGCAGCGGCCGCTTCCGGCCTTCATGCTTCTGATGATATGCTGCCAGAAGGCATAATCGGCGCGGCCCTGGGGTGGGGTGCCATAGATGTTCCGTCCCCACGGATCAGCAGACCAGGCATCGCGGTCCCACTGCTTGATGGAGTACGGCGGATTGGCCAGGACTACATCGAACTGCATGAGCCGATCACCTTCGACAAAAACGGGATTGGCCAGGGTATCGCCCCGGACAATGCGGAAGTCCTCGATGCCGTGCAGGAACAGGTTCATACGTCCGATGGCCGAGGTAAGCAGATTACGCTCCTGGCCGAACAGCCGCAGGTTCCGCCACTCCTTATTCTGCCGCTTCAGGTGAGCGACGGCGGAAAGCAGCATGCCCGCAGAACCGCAGGTGGGATCATAGATCGACTCACCCGGTTTGGGTTCGAGCATCTCGGTCATCAGATGAACCACGGTGCGGTTGGTATAGAACTCTGCAGCAGTATGGCCGGAATCGTCGGCAAACTTTTTGATCAGAAATTCATAGCCTATGCCCAGCTCATCTTCCGGGCAGTTGGAGAGTGAAAGCGTCTGCGAGCTGAAATGTTCGATCAGCTCGCGCAGCATGTGATCCGGCAGGCGGTCCTTGTTGGTCCACTGAGCATCACCGAAGACTCCATACAGAGTGTCGGGATTGGCTTTTTCGATGGATCGCAGGGCATCCTGGATGGCTTTGCCCACGTTCCTGACCCTGGTGCGGGTCTTTTTCCAATGCGCCCCGGCCGGAATCTGGAAGCGGTGCTGTTCGGGCAGCGCGGCATATTCCTGATCGCCGCCGGATTCTTCCAGCGCATCGGCCAGTTCCTCGTCATAGACGTCGCACAGGCGCTTGTAGAACAGCAGGGGGAAGATGTAGGTCTTGAAATCGGCTGCGTCCACAGGTCCACGCAGGATATTGGCCGCCTCCCAGAGATGCCCGGGAAGGATCCCGATGTCCGGACCAACTGAATTGCTATTTCCGTTTTTTCTGCTCACCCAGCCTGATCCTGCCTGCTTTTGTCCGCCGCACCGCCGGTCTCCACCCAAGCATCGACCTGTTCCTTCTTGAACTTCCAGAGACGGCCCATGCGATGGGCGGGCATCGCATGCCTGTCGATCCAGCGGTACACGGTGTCGTTGCTGATACCCAAGTATTTACTTATCTCGTCTACTGATAACCAACGATCTTCCATCTCGTCTATCTCTCCAGTTTTTCATGGGCGTTTGGTTTGCTTGCCACGCCAGAGGCGGTAACGGGGATGCTGGACACAACTTTCCCAACTTAAAATATCTTCTAATATATTCAGGCAGGGGCCGATTGTCAAACGCTTTCGTCCGGATAAAGCCGCAAAGATCGGCTCACGGACGTAACCACTGGCGACTCTTTCCGCGTAAAGCGGGCATGGCATCCAATAGGCCCAGGCTGGAACCGAAGTGCGCCTGCACAGCACCGACACCATCACCCGCTGATACATGCCGTGCCCGCTGGACCGAAATCCTTCCAGCCGGTCGATGGGCGGAGGTTATACTGAAAATGTTTGACTGTGCGAGGGAGTCGGTAGAGTGATGACGTTCAGGGGAACAATGATACGGGGTGAAACATGCAGGAGGGTGGTGTTTTTCGGGACGGGAGGGGTATTTGTTGCGTCTTGAAGTGAGATTTTCTTCGTCATCTGTTACATGCCACTTCAAAGACAAAGCCGCACCATGAGCATTCGGGCAAAGCGATTGAATGCGGTTAGAACTGTTTGAGCGATATCCCTCCAGGATTCTTAAAAACACCTTGCAATCCCCTTCCATTTTTGCCATAGATTTTCCTAAATCTGCAAAGCATTCACATTCTTGCCAAAACCGATAACGACAACGGCGCTGGCGATACAACCACAGACAAATCAAGCCGCGCCAATCGCATAAGATACCGCCGCCGACCCATCAGGGCAGGAGTTTTGGGGGCATGAAGATGTAAAGACCACCATGGTCTATACTCATGCTCTGAACCGGGGTTCATCCGCAGTATGTAGCCCGATGGATGCCCTGTAACCAGGGGTCTTATGAGGATCTGGATAAACCCCTGAATAAATTATGAAGAATGCCATGGATACTCGGAATAATTGACAGTATCACGGTTCATTGCATATATTCAACGGCGGCATATACGGACAGGAAAAAACAATCGCAGGTCTTATGAGGGTTCGCCCATGCAATGTTCGACACCGGAATGAAGAAGAAAGGATCGGGTCATGGCTGGCTTCAGATTTAACTGCCCGCACTGCAAACAGTCCCTGGAAGCACCGGAGGAAATACTCGGCCAGCAGATCAACTGTCCTTCGTGCAATAGGGCAATCACACTCCCAGATCCACAACCCACAGCACCTACTGCTTCTCCACCTCCGCCTCAGAATCAGACAAAGGCATGCTCGTTCTGTGGCGAGGCTATTCTCCTCGCGGCGGTCAAGTGCAAGCATTGTGGCGAGTTTCTCGACGGCAGGAACAGACAAGCGGCGGCGGCACCCCCGCCCCCGCAACCCAAGAAATCGAAACTTCAGGTCGAGAACGACCTGTGGAAAGGCAACCCTTCCTATCTCTACTATCTCGGTCACTTCATTTTTGGCGTCATTCTTCTCCCGCTGTTCGGGCTTGGACTGTTGTTCATCGTGTACGCCCTGCTGGACAGAAATTTCAAAGTCTACACGCTGACGAACAAACGGGTGATGTCCAAGGCCGGCATCATCTCGCGCAAGATTCACGAGATCGGAGTTCGTGACATCAGGAACATCAATGTCAAGCAAAGCATTCTCGAACGTCTTTTCGGACTTGGTACCATCGAGATTGCCTCTGCAGGAACAGGGGGGATCGAAGTCAGTTTTGCGGGAATCAATAACCCCATGCGTGCACGCGACCTGATCCGGAGGGAAAAGGACGAAGCAGACAACAGAGATTGAAAGAGTCGAACAAGGCACCGGTAGAGAAAACTGACTGCCACTTTTTCTAGCTATCTGTACGGAGAGATCCTAACTTTTACAATTTATTTGACCCGCACAACGACGGGTCGATATTTGTGGAAGAGTATACAGCTCGAGCCGCTCAAAGTACCCCAAGCGGCTCCCCGATAATGCAGTTCGTTGATAATATTGTGTATTTCTGGTGGAGGCGGGAGTCGAATAATAAGCCAAAATTACTGTTTATGCTTCAAAATTCGCTATTCGATTTTTATGAATACCCCCAAAAATGCCCCCAAATTTTGGATCTTTTTCACGCTCATTATATTTTATATCTTTCCTCCAGACGTAGTCAACAAGTTTAGGTAATTGCGTTAAGAATAAAATCCTAGGTTCGATACTTGACGTCAAAACAAAGATGGAATTCGCTTTTCGGAACAACTTATTGATGACGAGATGAAATGTGGAATTATTATTTAACTTTACTTTTTCGATGATCGGCTGCCTGCTGGCCGTTAATCTCTGTGCTGATGGGGACGCGACAGGGGCGATTTATGATCGCTAGGGCATTTGGTTTTTTATTTCACGGTATGGTGGTGTATGCTTATGCTAACG contains these protein-coding regions:
- a CDS encoding helix-turn-helix domain-containing protein codes for the protein MEDRWLSVDEISKYLGISNDTVYRWIDRHAMPAHRMGRLWKFKKEQVDAWVETGGAADKSRQDQAG
- a CDS encoding PDDEXK nuclease domain-containing protein, producing MSELTKNNHGPDYAHLLAEVKERVRSAQYTALKAVNTELVGLYWDIGRMIVERQTDAEHGTAIAEQLSNDLRTEFPGIRGFSRRNVFYMREFYLLYCDDKRVQPLVAQIGWTHNLVIFQRCKDPLEREFYIRMTRKFGWSRNVLVHQIDNQSYGKSLLGQTNFDQTLTPRLRAQAKLAVKDEYTFDFLELGEEHSERELERALIARIEDFLRAMGGMFAFMGSQYRLEIDGKEFFIDLLLFHRRLRCLVAIELKVGEFLPEFVGKMQFYLTALDRQVRQEDENSSIGIILCKEKSRTIVEYALHNSRKPIGVATYKITRTLPRELKGQLPRPEEIAALLEGIEE
- a CDS encoding Fic family protein, translated to MMKRINVLKNTNEHPLVASCIFHYEFEFIHPFADGNDRMGSVAANLDSPALEAAPFVEFMLVRYTIPCAKLCRPTM
- a CDS encoding PH domain-containing protein, which produces MAGFRFNCPHCKQSLEAPEEILGQQINCPSCNRAITLPDPQPTAPTASPPPPQNQTKACSFCGEAILLAAVKCKHCGEFLDGRNRQAAAAPPPPQPKKSKLQVENDLWKGNPSYLYYLGHFIFGVILLPLFGLGLLFIVYALLDRNFKVYTLTNKRVMSKAGIISRKIHEIGVRDIRNINVKQSILERLFGLGTIEIASAGTGGIEVSFAGINNPMRARDLIRREKDEADNRD
- a CDS encoding type I restriction-modification system subunit M, whose translation is MSRKNGNSNSVGPDIGILPGHLWEAANILRGPVDAADFKTYIFPLLFYKRLCDVYDEELADALEESGGDQEYAALPEQHRFQIPAGAHWKKTRTRVRNVGKAIQDALRSIEKANPDTLYGVFGDAQWTNKDRLPDHMLRELIEHFSSQTLSLSNCPEDELGIGYEFLIKKFADDSGHTAAEFYTNRTVVHLMTEMLEPKPGESIYDPTCGSAGMLLSAVAHLKRQNKEWRNLRLFGQERNLLTSAIGRMNLFLHGIEDFRIVRGDTLANPVFVEGDRLMQFDVVLANPPYSIKQWDRDAWSADPWGRNIYGTPPQGRADYAFWQHIIRSMKAGSGRCAILFPNGVLFRNEESAMREKLVAHDVVECVLGLGPNLFYNSPMEACVVICRMNKPRERRNKVLFINAVNEVTRERAQSFLTGDHIQRIVSAYRTFGDEDGFARVVSKDEIREKGSNLSIPLYVRAETTAVYRVAEEQALYGKTSLKQAIADWQKSSMALRKSMDELFEVLEQQTDHFSGARKMIQDQVPDAGKLIVASGGKGSRTRKRRKE